The region GCTGGCTTTCGCTATATTTTGAAAAAGGGTTGAAAATTGTTTTCCAATTCATGTTGATGAGTTTTTTGATTTAGTTTTTTAATACATTGATTTTTTGAATAAGATCATCCATTTTATTTCTCATGGTAGGATAGGAGAGATCTGCCTGTTTTGCCATTTCTTTAATACTTCCGCTGGACAGGAAAAAATTGAGGATAAATTCCTGTTCATCACGATTGAGCTTCAGAATAACAGGAAGTTCATAATCTCCATTAACTTCTGTCGTGCAGTTGGGGCATTTCATCTGACTCACATTTAAAGTGTGGTCGCAACTGGGACAAATGATGGGTAGTTTCATTGAAAATATTTTTGTAAATGTAATATTAATTTTAATAAAGTTAAATAATATTTTAATAAAATTAAATATTTGATTGAAAATGTGAAACAAAAAAAACTCCCTTAATAGGAAGTTTATAACGCTTAAATAGTACAAATGATTATTTATCAAGTATTTCTCTTATTTTGTTGGCATTGGAGATCAGTTCTCCTAAATATTCGTAGTTTTCCTTTTCTAAAGCCGATTTGAATTTTCTTAATTGCGAGATATGCTCATTCAAAACATCAAGAACATTCTCTTTATTCTGTTTAAAGATAGGAACCCACATTTCCGGATGTGATTTTGCCAGACGTACAGTGCTTGAAAACCCGGAACTCGCCAGTTGGAAAATGGTTTCTTCCTCACGCTCTTTTTCCAAAACCGTATTAGCTAAAGCATAAGAGGTGATATGGGAAATGTGAGAAATATACGCGGTGTGAATATCATGATCATTAGCATTCATATAGATAGGATGCATGTCTAGTGCGTATACAATCTTTTCCACTAGTGCAAAAGCGTCTTCAGCAGATTCTTCTTTATTGCAAATAACCCCGGCTTTTCCGGAAAAACTTTCCGCTACAGCAGACCTTGGACCATTATTTTCCGTTCCCCACATCGGGTGAAAAGCGACA is a window of Candidatus Chryseobacterium colombiense DNA encoding:
- a CDS encoding DUF2089 family protein gives rise to the protein MKLPIICPSCDHTLNVSQMKCPNCTTEVNGDYELPVILKLNRDEQEFILNFFLSSGSIKEMAKQADLSYPTMRNKMDDLIQKINVLKN
- a CDS encoding prephenate dehydrogenase encodes the protein MKIGIIGIGLIGGSMALKLKQKGLATYIYGIDNNEQHLNEGIQLQIINEKANLEEGIKNSDLIIIAVPVDATRILLPKVLDLISEDQTVMDCGSTKSGIIEMVKNHPKRPRYVAFHPMWGTENNGPRSAVAESFSGKAGVICNKEESAEDAFALVEKIVYALDMHPIYMNANDHDIHTAYISHISHITSYALANTVLEKEREEETIFQLASSGFSSTVRLAKSHPEMWVPIFKQNKENVLDVLNEHISQLRKFKSALEKENYEYLGELISNANKIREILDK